One Scophthalmus maximus strain ysfricsl-2021 chromosome 1, ASM2237912v1, whole genome shotgun sequence genomic region harbors:
- the LOC118304975 gene encoding PI-PLC X domain-containing protein 1 isoform X1, whose translation MEDEQGRQLEGNPDWMSRLPEGLLDVPLWDLAIPGSHDSMSFCLDVSSPVLSSEPFLLRMIDRLFPCCTRPCVYRWATTQQSFLSEQCELGIRFLDLRIARKPEGGGRLFFAHGIYTLIAVKEALEELATWLDAHPKEIIILSCTHFASLTDEDHACLVGNIFTLFGDKLCPSQDTPTLHSCWSRGQQVIVSYGNQELVLQHPELWTEIPYWYADTPDPKKVIAYLEEQKHRRQPAGFYVSGLNLTEDAPYVLLHPLQNMRTMTTKALSLLLSWVSEQRPGTGAGGVNVVCCDFVGVSQFCSLVIGLNYKRLGRPGTLAACLACRTSGDATGCV comes from the exons ATGGAGGACGAACAAGGGCGACAGCTCGAAGGGAACCCGGACTGGATGTCCCGTCTCCCCGAGGGGCTGCTGGACGTCCCGCTGTGGGACCTGGCCATACCCG GGAGCCATGACAGCATGTCGTTCTGTCTGGATGTGTCCTCGCCAGTGCTGAGTTCAGAGCCCTTCCTCCTCAGAATGATCGACAGGCTGTTCCCCTGCTGCACTCGCCCCTGTGTTTACCGCTGGGCCACCACTCAG CAGTCATTCCTCAGTGAGCAGTGCGAGCTCGGTATTCGGTTCTTGGACCTGCGGATTGCCAGGAAGCCGGAGGGAGGCGGAAGATTGTTCTTCGCCCACGGCATCTACACACTCATAGCAGTCAAG GAGGCCCTGGAAGAACTGGCTACCTGGCTGGACGCTCATCCTAAAGAGATTATAATCCTTTCCTGCACGCATTTTGCCTCGCTGACGGACGAAGATCATGCTTGTCTCGTGGGGAACATCTTCACGCTGTTTGGAGACAAACTCTGCCCctcacag gACACTCCAACTCTGCATTCCTGTTGGTCAAGAGGTCAGCAGGTTATCGTTTCCTATGGAAACCAGGAGTTGGTGCTGCAGCACCCTGAGCTGTGGACTGAAATACCATACTG GTATGCTGACACCCCAGACCCTAAGAAGGTGATCGCTTACCTTGAGGAGCAGAAGCACAGAAGACAACCAG CTGGTTTTTATGTCAGCGGCCTGAACCTGACCGAAGATGCCCCGTacgtcctcctccaccccctccagAACATGAGGACGATGACCACGAAGGCTCTCTCGCTGCTGCTGAGCTGGGTGAGCGAGCAGCGGCCGGGGACCGGGGCCGGTGGAGTAAACGTAGTCTGCTGCGACTTTGTGGGTGTCAGCCAGTTCTGCTCACTTGTGATAGGCCTAAACTACAAGCGGCTGGGCCGACCCGGCACGCTAGCCGCCTGCCTCGCCTGCAGGACGTCAGGAGACGCCACTGGCTGTGTCTGA
- the LOC118304975 gene encoding PI-PLC X domain-containing protein 1 isoform X2 produces MEDEQGRQLEGNPDWMSRLPEGLLDVPLWDLAIPGSHDSMSFCLDVSSPVLSSEPFLLRMIDRLFPCCTRPCVYRWATTQSFLSEQCELGIRFLDLRIARKPEGGGRLFFAHGIYTLIAVKEALEELATWLDAHPKEIIILSCTHFASLTDEDHACLVGNIFTLFGDKLCPSQDTPTLHSCWSRGQQVIVSYGNQELVLQHPELWTEIPYWYADTPDPKKVIAYLEEQKHRRQPAGFYVSGLNLTEDAPYVLLHPLQNMRTMTTKALSLLLSWVSEQRPGTGAGGVNVVCCDFVGVSQFCSLVIGLNYKRLGRPGTLAACLACRTSGDATGCV; encoded by the exons ATGGAGGACGAACAAGGGCGACAGCTCGAAGGGAACCCGGACTGGATGTCCCGTCTCCCCGAGGGGCTGCTGGACGTCCCGCTGTGGGACCTGGCCATACCCG GGAGCCATGACAGCATGTCGTTCTGTCTGGATGTGTCCTCGCCAGTGCTGAGTTCAGAGCCCTTCCTCCTCAGAATGATCGACAGGCTGTTCCCCTGCTGCACTCGCCCCTGTGTTTACCGCTGGGCCACCACTCAG TCATTCCTCAGTGAGCAGTGCGAGCTCGGTATTCGGTTCTTGGACCTGCGGATTGCCAGGAAGCCGGAGGGAGGCGGAAGATTGTTCTTCGCCCACGGCATCTACACACTCATAGCAGTCAAG GAGGCCCTGGAAGAACTGGCTACCTGGCTGGACGCTCATCCTAAAGAGATTATAATCCTTTCCTGCACGCATTTTGCCTCGCTGACGGACGAAGATCATGCTTGTCTCGTGGGGAACATCTTCACGCTGTTTGGAGACAAACTCTGCCCctcacag gACACTCCAACTCTGCATTCCTGTTGGTCAAGAGGTCAGCAGGTTATCGTTTCCTATGGAAACCAGGAGTTGGTGCTGCAGCACCCTGAGCTGTGGACTGAAATACCATACTG GTATGCTGACACCCCAGACCCTAAGAAGGTGATCGCTTACCTTGAGGAGCAGAAGCACAGAAGACAACCAG CTGGTTTTTATGTCAGCGGCCTGAACCTGACCGAAGATGCCCCGTacgtcctcctccaccccctccagAACATGAGGACGATGACCACGAAGGCTCTCTCGCTGCTGCTGAGCTGGGTGAGCGAGCAGCGGCCGGGGACCGGGGCCGGTGGAGTAAACGTAGTCTGCTGCGACTTTGTGGGTGTCAGCCAGTTCTGCTCACTTGTGATAGGCCTAAACTACAAGCGGCTGGGCCGACCCGGCACGCTAGCCGCCTGCCTCGCCTGCAGGACGTCAGGAGACGCCACTGGCTGTGTCTGA
- the LOC118305631 gene encoding four and a half LIM domains protein 2-like translates to MSKRTALNRHLWSQSANKLLLRHCADRGLREEILINMAERCDCTDCKESLYGKKYILQEDDPYCIKCYEALFSYNCEGCQKLIGCTSKDLSYKERHWHSECFLCIQCSQSLVEQPFATSDDKLMCTECYSSIYSAKCNQCLKTIKPGSKKMEHKGNSWHENCFTCNRCQQPIGTRTFVQKEASNYCLPCYEKLYALQCVHCKKPITNGGVNYRDQPWHKECFVCIGCKQQLAGQRFTSRDDFTYCLDCFCNLFAKKCAFCTNPISGLGGSKYISFEQRQWHTNCFNCQRCTESLVGRGFLTSKDDILCPNCGKDL, encoded by the exons ATGAGCAAGAGGACTGCACTCAACAGACACCTTTGGTCTCAGTCTGCGAACAAGCTCCTACTCAGACACTGCGCTGACAG GGGACTCAGAGAGGAGATTTTAATCAACATGGCTGAGCGCTGCGACTGCACTGACTGTAAGGAGTCCTTATACGGGAAGAAATACATCCTGCAGGAGGATGATCCATACTGCATTAAGTGTTATGAGGCACTTTTCTCCTACAATTGTGAAGGGTGCCAGAAGCTCATTGGCTGCACCAGCAAG GATCTTTCGTACAAGGAACGCCACTGGCACAGCGAATGCTTCCTCTGCATCCAGTGCAGCCAATCGCTGGTGGAGCAGCCGTTTGCCACCAGCGATGACAAGCTGATGTGCACCGAGTGCTACAGCAGCATTTACTCTGCCAAGTGCAATCAGTGCCTGAAGACCATTAAACCAG GCTCCAAAAAAATGGAGCACAAGGGCAACAGTTGGCATGAGAACTGTTTCACCTGCAACCGCTGCCAGCAGCCCATTGGCACCAGGACCTTCGTCCAGAAGGAGGCGAGCAACTACTGCCTGCCCTGCTACGAGAAGCTGTATGCTCTGCAATGCGTCCACTGCAAGAAG CCCATCACCAATGGAGGAGTGAACTACCGCGACCAGCCCTGGCACAAGGAGTGCTTCGTTTGCATCGGCTGCAAGCAGCAGCTGGCCGGCCAGCGGTTCACCTCTCGGGACGATTTCACCTACTGCCTTGACTGCTTCTGCAACCTGTTTGCCAAGAAATGTGCTTTCTGCACCAACCCCATCAGCG GTCTCGGGGGAAGCAAGTACATCTCCTTTGAGCAGCGCCAGTGGCACACCAACTGCTTCAACTGCCAAAGGTGCACCGAGTCTCTTGTCGGCCGTGGTTTCCTGACGAGCAAAGACGACATCCTCTGCCCCAACTGCGGCAAAGACCTCTGA
- the c1h7orf57 gene encoding uncharacterized protein C7orf57 homolog isoform X1, translating to MRLNFLLVELLPINLKSGIVAIQDEVIAGEPLRQLAEMSTAVPNHRRTKPGGIKPGAVSSGATGPTSQIPGLSQSADETSPVERSTGRRVGIFESDSDYVKLAKQGGHKGLLSHDNDAEDMPQKPYNPPNWFGDEAKSGSKATSPNSQMKGGSQPLAAPFGTDNNSSWERETDRFNDKMSPDDATTELEGLSLTNKYKRTCYEKKAPPVSMSKLLSHGYVEDKKKSPNDDDEASSVTSEHTSTIATEDVDDLE from the exons ATGCGTCTTAATTTTTTGCTCGTTGAATTGTTACCCATTAACCTAAAAAGTGGAATTGTTGCAATACAGGATGAGGTTATCGCTGGAGAGCCACTGCGGCAGCTAG CTGAAATGAGCACCGCTGTGCCCAACCACCGGAGGACCAAGCCTGGAG GCATAAAGCCCGGGGCCGTGAGCAGCGGAGCGACTGGGCCGACCTCCCAGATACCTGGTCTGTCCCAGAGCGCAGATGAAACCTCTCCGGTGGAGAGGTCCACCGGACGGCGGGTTGGGATATTTGAGAGCGACTCGGACTACGTCAAGCTTGCAAAGCAGGGAGGACACAAAG GGCTGTTGAGTCATGATAATGATGCTGAGGATATGCCGCAGAAACCCTACAATCCACCCAACTGGTTTGGTGATGAGGCAAAGAG TGGAAGCAAAGCAACGTCTCCCAACAGCCAGATGAAGGGGGGCAGCCAGCCTCTGGCTGCACCGTTTGGCACTGATAACAATTCGTCCTGGGAAAGAGAGACTGATAGATTTAACGATAAG ATGTCTCCTGATGATGCTACCACTGAGTTGGAGGGCCTGTCCTTAACCAACAAATACAAGCGAAC GTGTTATGAAAAGAAGGCTCCTCCGGTCAGCATGTCCAAGCTCCTGAGTCATGGTTATgtggaggacaagaagaagTCTCCCAATGACGACGATGAAGCCTCAA gTGTGACCTCGGAACATACCAGCACCATCGCGACGGAGGATGTGGATGACCTGGAGTGA
- the c1h7orf57 gene encoding uncharacterized protein C7orf57 homolog isoform X2 yields MSTAVPNHRRTKPGGIKPGAVSSGATGPTSQIPGLSQSADETSPVERSTGRRVGIFESDSDYVKLAKQGGHKGLLSHDNDAEDMPQKPYNPPNWFGDEAKSGSKATSPNSQMKGGSQPLAAPFGTDNNSSWERETDRFNDKMSPDDATTELEGLSLTNKYKRTCYEKKAPPVSMSKLLSHGYVEDKKKSPNDDDEASSVTSEHTSTIATEDVDDLE; encoded by the exons ATGAGCACCGCTGTGCCCAACCACCGGAGGACCAAGCCTGGAG GCATAAAGCCCGGGGCCGTGAGCAGCGGAGCGACTGGGCCGACCTCCCAGATACCTGGTCTGTCCCAGAGCGCAGATGAAACCTCTCCGGTGGAGAGGTCCACCGGACGGCGGGTTGGGATATTTGAGAGCGACTCGGACTACGTCAAGCTTGCAAAGCAGGGAGGACACAAAG GGCTGTTGAGTCATGATAATGATGCTGAGGATATGCCGCAGAAACCCTACAATCCACCCAACTGGTTTGGTGATGAGGCAAAGAG TGGAAGCAAAGCAACGTCTCCCAACAGCCAGATGAAGGGGGGCAGCCAGCCTCTGGCTGCACCGTTTGGCACTGATAACAATTCGTCCTGGGAAAGAGAGACTGATAGATTTAACGATAAG ATGTCTCCTGATGATGCTACCACTGAGTTGGAGGGCCTGTCCTTAACCAACAAATACAAGCGAAC GTGTTATGAAAAGAAGGCTCCTCCGGTCAGCATGTCCAAGCTCCTGAGTCATGGTTATgtggaggacaagaagaagTCTCCCAATGACGACGATGAAGCCTCAA gTGTGACCTCGGAACATACCAGCACCATCGCGACGGAGGATGTGGATGACCTGGAGTGA